In the Primulina eburnea isolate SZY01 unplaced genomic scaffold, ASM2296580v1 ctg739_ERROPOS11973397, whole genome shotgun sequence genome, one interval contains:
- the LOC140822211 gene encoding zinc finger CCCH domain-containing protein 30-like isoform X2, with amino-acid sequence MKDMSNLSVETEDSFSSVLEFAANNDLESFKRYIEFDLSPVDETGPWFVRKKGSKQISEEERTPLMVAATYGSVDVLKLIVALPEVDLNKSCGKDKWTALHCAAYGGSIHAFEVVKLLLSAGADPNVEDVDGCRPVDVIVAPPKLPGARDALVELLLNNISDGSVGEGVNGVSVCGSNASSPVLSSNQESISPSSPSNCISTPAVLKSSEVPANSLSEKKQYPVDPSLPDIRNSIYSTDEFRMFSFKVRPCSRAYSHDWTECPFVHPGENARRRDPRKFHYSCVPCPDFRKGACRRGDMCEYAHGVFECWLHPAQYRTRLCKDGTSCGRQVCFFAHTQEELRPLYGSTGSGVPSPISAASAASFMDMATALSLLPGSPSSHSVMSPVFNPSMSPSANAMSHSSAPWPQPNVPTLNLPGSNLQSSRLRSSLSARDIPPEDLNLLRDFDAQQLVMNDLACFSQPHPNSALLNRSARSKSSLTPSNLEDLFMAELALSPRFSSDQAANSGVFSPTHKSAILNQFQQQQNILSPINTTAFSPRNIEHPLLQASLGVSSPRMSPRSLESASPMSARHSAFAHREKQQLQMRSLSSRDLGSNRAPTFGSPVAALSKWGSPNEKADWFLSGNNHVSLKRSSSFELGNDGEEPDLSWVQSLVKESPPEMMEKPVAASIPGSAVTSGECLKSNSEIDSIDHSVIGAWLEQMQHDQLVA; translated from the coding sequence ATGAAGGACATGAGTAATTTATCTGTGGAGACCGAAGATTCCTTTTCCAGTGTACTTGAGTTTGCTGCCAACAATGACCTCGAATCTTTCAAGAGGTACATTGAGTTTGATTTGTCCCCAGTTGATGAAACTGGGCCTTGGTTTGTTCGGAAGAAAGGTTCAAAGCAAATCAGCGAGGAAGAAAGAACTCCGCTGATGGTAGCAGCTACTTATGGCAGTGTGGATGTGTTGAAGTTGATAGTTGCTTTGCCAGAGGTTGATTTGAATAAATCGTGTGGTAAAGACAAGTGGACTGCTCTTCATTGTGCTGCTTATGGAGGCTCTATCCATGCATTTGAGGTTGTGAAACTACTGTTATCTGCTGGTGCTGATCCTAATGTGGAGGATGTAGATGGCTGCCGTCCAGTTGATGTGATTGTTGCCCCTCCAAAGCTTCCTGGTGCCAGGGATGCTCTCGTGGAATTGCTCTTGAACAATATTTCTGATGGATCAGTTGGCGAAGGCGTCAATGGTGTTTCTGTATGTGGTTCGAATGCATCCTCACCTGTTTTATCGTCAAACCAGGAGAGCATTTCTCCATCGTCGCCATCCAACTGTATATCAACTCCTGCTGTCTTAAAATCCAGTGAAGTTCCTGCTAATTCTTTGTCTGAGAAGAAACAATATCCAGTGGATCCATCTCTGCCTGACATTCGGAATAGTATCTATTCAACTGATGAGTTCCGTATGTTCTCTTTCAAGGTCAGGCCTTGTTCGAGAGCTTATTCTCATGATTGGACCGAGTGCCCTTTTGTTCACCCTGGAGAAAATGCTCGCAGAAGGGATCCTCGGAAGTTCCATTACAGTTGTGTCCCTTGTCCTGATTTTCGTAAGGGTGCGTGTCGGCGAGGAGACATGTGCGAGTATGCACATGGTGTATTCGAATGTTGGCTGCATCCTGCTCAGTATCGAACAAGACTCTGTAAAGATGGCACTAGCTGTGGCAGACAGGTGTGTTTTTTTGCGCACACTCAAGAAGAGCTTCGTCCTTTGTATGGCTCTACTGGATCTGGTGTTCCTTCACCCATATCAGCTGCCTCTGCAGCTAGTTTCATGGACATGGCTACAGCTTTAAGCCTTTTGCCTGGTTCACCATCATCACACTCTGTGATGTCTCCCGTATTTAATCCGAGCATGTCCCCTTCAGCAAATGCAATGTCTCATTCATCCGCACCTTGGCCTCAGCCAAATGTCCCGACCCTTAATCTACCCGGTAGCAATCTGCAGTCCAGTCGCCTAAGATCTTCCCTTAGTGCTCGAGATATCCCTCCCGAGGATCTTAATCTGTTGCGGGATTTTGATGCGCAGCAACTTGTTATGAATGATTTGGCATGTTTTTCACAGCCACATCCCAATTCTGCTTTGTTGAACCGATCTGCGAGATCTAAGTCATCTCTTACTCCTTCGAATCTTGAAGATCTCTTTATGGCCGAGCTTGCGTTATCCCCTAGATTTTCTTCTGACCAGGCAGCTAATTCTGGTGTTTTTTCTCCCACCCACAAATCAGCTATTCTTAATCAGTTTCAACAGCAGCAGAACATTTTATCACCTATTAACACTACAGCATTTTCTCctagaaatattgaacacccTCTATTGCAGGCTTCTCTTGGTGTCTCGTCGCCAAGAATGTCACCAAGAAGCTTGGAATCTGCATCACCGATGAGTGCCCGTCACTCAGCTTTTGCTCATCGTGAGAAGCAACAGCTACAGATGCGTAGCCTCAGCTCCCGAGATCTTGGATCCAACCGAGCCCCCACCTTTGGATCTCCTGTAGCTGCTTTGTCTAAATGGGGATCCCCCAATGAAAAAGCTGACTGGTTCCTAAGTGGAAACAATCACGTTTCCTTAAAGAGATCGTCTTCTTTTGAACTCGGCAACGATGGGGAGGAGCCCGACTTGTCGTGGGTGCAGTCTCTTGTCAAAGAATCACCACCTGAGATGATGGAAAAGCCTGTTGCTGCTTCCATTCCTGGTTCTGCCGTGACATCCGGTGAGTGTTTgaaatcaaattctgaaatcgATTCTATTGATCATTCAGTTATAGGAGCCTGGCTCGAGCAGATGCAACACGATCAGCTTGTAGCCTAG
- the LOC140822211 gene encoding zinc finger CCCH domain-containing protein 30-like isoform X1 translates to MCSGQERSNSSSSTTQKAADLQSNEMKDMSNLSVETEDSFSSVLEFAANNDLESFKRYIEFDLSPVDETGPWFVRKKGSKQISEEERTPLMVAATYGSVDVLKLIVALPEVDLNKSCGKDKWTALHCAAYGGSIHAFEVVKLLLSAGADPNVEDVDGCRPVDVIVAPPKLPGARDALVELLLNNISDGSVGEGVNGVSVCGSNASSPVLSSNQESISPSSPSNCISTPAVLKSSEVPANSLSEKKQYPVDPSLPDIRNSIYSTDEFRMFSFKVRPCSRAYSHDWTECPFVHPGENARRRDPRKFHYSCVPCPDFRKGACRRGDMCEYAHGVFECWLHPAQYRTRLCKDGTSCGRQVCFFAHTQEELRPLYGSTGSGVPSPISAASAASFMDMATALSLLPGSPSSHSVMSPVFNPSMSPSANAMSHSSAPWPQPNVPTLNLPGSNLQSSRLRSSLSARDIPPEDLNLLRDFDAQQLVMNDLACFSQPHPNSALLNRSARSKSSLTPSNLEDLFMAELALSPRFSSDQAANSGVFSPTHKSAILNQFQQQQNILSPINTTAFSPRNIEHPLLQASLGVSSPRMSPRSLESASPMSARHSAFAHREKQQLQMRSLSSRDLGSNRAPTFGSPVAALSKWGSPNEKADWFLSGNNHVSLKRSSSFELGNDGEEPDLSWVQSLVKESPPEMMEKPVAASIPGSAVTSGECLKSNSEIDSIDHSVIGAWLEQMQHDQLVA, encoded by the coding sequence ATGTGCAGTGGGCAGGAGCGATCAAATTCAAGTTCTTCTACCACCCAAAAGGCTGCTGATTTACAATCGAATGAAATGAAGGACATGAGTAATTTATCTGTGGAGACCGAAGATTCCTTTTCCAGTGTACTTGAGTTTGCTGCCAACAATGACCTCGAATCTTTCAAGAGGTACATTGAGTTTGATTTGTCCCCAGTTGATGAAACTGGGCCTTGGTTTGTTCGGAAGAAAGGTTCAAAGCAAATCAGCGAGGAAGAAAGAACTCCGCTGATGGTAGCAGCTACTTATGGCAGTGTGGATGTGTTGAAGTTGATAGTTGCTTTGCCAGAGGTTGATTTGAATAAATCGTGTGGTAAAGACAAGTGGACTGCTCTTCATTGTGCTGCTTATGGAGGCTCTATCCATGCATTTGAGGTTGTGAAACTACTGTTATCTGCTGGTGCTGATCCTAATGTGGAGGATGTAGATGGCTGCCGTCCAGTTGATGTGATTGTTGCCCCTCCAAAGCTTCCTGGTGCCAGGGATGCTCTCGTGGAATTGCTCTTGAACAATATTTCTGATGGATCAGTTGGCGAAGGCGTCAATGGTGTTTCTGTATGTGGTTCGAATGCATCCTCACCTGTTTTATCGTCAAACCAGGAGAGCATTTCTCCATCGTCGCCATCCAACTGTATATCAACTCCTGCTGTCTTAAAATCCAGTGAAGTTCCTGCTAATTCTTTGTCTGAGAAGAAACAATATCCAGTGGATCCATCTCTGCCTGACATTCGGAATAGTATCTATTCAACTGATGAGTTCCGTATGTTCTCTTTCAAGGTCAGGCCTTGTTCGAGAGCTTATTCTCATGATTGGACCGAGTGCCCTTTTGTTCACCCTGGAGAAAATGCTCGCAGAAGGGATCCTCGGAAGTTCCATTACAGTTGTGTCCCTTGTCCTGATTTTCGTAAGGGTGCGTGTCGGCGAGGAGACATGTGCGAGTATGCACATGGTGTATTCGAATGTTGGCTGCATCCTGCTCAGTATCGAACAAGACTCTGTAAAGATGGCACTAGCTGTGGCAGACAGGTGTGTTTTTTTGCGCACACTCAAGAAGAGCTTCGTCCTTTGTATGGCTCTACTGGATCTGGTGTTCCTTCACCCATATCAGCTGCCTCTGCAGCTAGTTTCATGGACATGGCTACAGCTTTAAGCCTTTTGCCTGGTTCACCATCATCACACTCTGTGATGTCTCCCGTATTTAATCCGAGCATGTCCCCTTCAGCAAATGCAATGTCTCATTCATCCGCACCTTGGCCTCAGCCAAATGTCCCGACCCTTAATCTACCCGGTAGCAATCTGCAGTCCAGTCGCCTAAGATCTTCCCTTAGTGCTCGAGATATCCCTCCCGAGGATCTTAATCTGTTGCGGGATTTTGATGCGCAGCAACTTGTTATGAATGATTTGGCATGTTTTTCACAGCCACATCCCAATTCTGCTTTGTTGAACCGATCTGCGAGATCTAAGTCATCTCTTACTCCTTCGAATCTTGAAGATCTCTTTATGGCCGAGCTTGCGTTATCCCCTAGATTTTCTTCTGACCAGGCAGCTAATTCTGGTGTTTTTTCTCCCACCCACAAATCAGCTATTCTTAATCAGTTTCAACAGCAGCAGAACATTTTATCACCTATTAACACTACAGCATTTTCTCctagaaatattgaacacccTCTATTGCAGGCTTCTCTTGGTGTCTCGTCGCCAAGAATGTCACCAAGAAGCTTGGAATCTGCATCACCGATGAGTGCCCGTCACTCAGCTTTTGCTCATCGTGAGAAGCAACAGCTACAGATGCGTAGCCTCAGCTCCCGAGATCTTGGATCCAACCGAGCCCCCACCTTTGGATCTCCTGTAGCTGCTTTGTCTAAATGGGGATCCCCCAATGAAAAAGCTGACTGGTTCCTAAGTGGAAACAATCACGTTTCCTTAAAGAGATCGTCTTCTTTTGAACTCGGCAACGATGGGGAGGAGCCCGACTTGTCGTGGGTGCAGTCTCTTGTCAAAGAATCACCACCTGAGATGATGGAAAAGCCTGTTGCTGCTTCCATTCCTGGTTCTGCCGTGACATCCGGTGAGTGTTTgaaatcaaattctgaaatcgATTCTATTGATCATTCAGTTATAGGAGCCTGGCTCGAGCAGATGCAACACGATCAGCTTGTAGCCTAG